In Plasmodium chabaudi chabaudi strain AS genome assembly, chromosome: 9, the sequence gtgtatataatattaaaaaatattttaatatattatatcaaattaaaaaagcgcaattttttaatatgaacAGGGTTAAGAATATCAAGGAATGGGCATACGTGGGTgcccatatatttttcatattatacatCCCTATAATGCGTATGCAATTGATTGGAAATTAAGTTAAACAATCAAACGAACAAGTAAAGGAATACGAAATGGATGGTATTTCTTAGTTTTCGTGGGAATTACTATTTTACAATGGAATGAAAgtgtgttttattttttttgagtttcatttcatttttttaataataatagtgtTACCTTAGTTTTAAGGTATATAACCCCTGGAGCATAAATGGGAATGTATTTTTagtaaattaaataaagggaaatttttcaattttccaaaatatccatataatatatatgtaattttCCTTAACCATAATATGCTTGTAAAATGATAGAGAAATGATAAAAGGACtggataaaaaaaattcgttttcttttctcattattaaaatataatgagaTTAATTGGATATAATATAGACAGATTTTGGCATGAACggtcataatattttgtactTTCTTTATTACATTGACATATATGGTCtgtacatataaaataaaaaagatatggTTCCTTTAGTTAATCAAACTATGAACGAACATAAAGATTGAGCATAAATGGTATATTAGgatgaaaatatgataaataatagttaaaaaaaataattaatttcatCAACGTgtttaaatatgaaataattcACAATTCGGCTTTATAGATTAGTTGCACATATTATCcctttataaatatgtaatgcGAAATAGATGAAATGCTTGTACCTGCAATATTAGATGTATAGCCAAGCTTGATTAAACTATCCAGCTGGCTTCAATATGCTTGCATGTGTGTACTTGCATTTCCTATggtattaaaaattgtataatataaattttttgttgaattacatttcatttttaagatgatttatttttatatgaaaggTGGTATTATGAGAATATAGAAAGatatgagaaaaaaaaaaggtgaTAAGGAAATATCAAAATGTAgatatcaatttttttccatataatttttattgtgaaaatatttttatatattatataggGTAGGGTAAATAAATAGTTTATACTTATTAATTtgcattatattatatgcatatcaacgcatgtatgtatatatatattcagcTTAACCggtatttaatatatttaaaaataatatacatattaaataGAACTGGGGTATtgcaataatatattatataactataaaaataagatcggaaaatatatataataaaaaaatagaaataaaataatattagttGGGTATACACATATAAGAAGGAAAAtgcattataaaaaaaaatatgtaaattaaaaaaaaaaacgaatagCGTTAAAATTAGGCATTGGAATGTTGTGATTTTTGTAATAGTATATgccatttcttttttttattttacaatttttgtaaattaaattatatttttttgtatatataatattattatttatattttttaattgaacGAGTTTAGTTATATATCTATACTGATATTGTAGGGggggaaaaataaaaaaaactatttataacgatgaaataaatcaataaacaggataaaaatattaatatatttcgaAAGTGTTTGATTGAAGGAAGCACATAAATAGTAACAAAACAATGCACACATAAATATActgtttattaaaattgtttccttttcatttaatagttaaatatattttctatttctttAGCCCGAAGTTGTtaccaatatatatacgttGTAAGCAAAGACAAAGAggatatacatatacaacGATATAGTAGTTTCAATTTGATTAAGTTTCGATATAGTCAAGGGAAAAAAGgaatagatatatatatatgcacacatGATAGGTAAATAATGCTGGACATAGTAAAGGAAGACAACTTAATTCAAAACACATTtcaaatatgtttaaaaaaggaaGCTGCAAATAATACCAAGTTCCATCTTGAGActtatgaaaatgaattaaaagaaaataatgatgaattatattttaaagtcgataatttatattttatattaatacataaGATAGCAAGTTTGCAtaaacaaaagaaaaattgtttaagTTATTTATGTTCTTGTTCTGTTCGGTTAcaagataaaaatttttttaaaagctTAAATATAGATTGTAAAtctatagaaaatataacaaatgaaatattagatcaaataataaatagtacaattatttatttagaaaatttaGATGTATATCCAAATGTGaaaatatcatataaagaaagaataaatgtattttatgaatttttaaaaggaTCTTGTACATCTagatttttaaaaaaattattatctgttattgaagaaaatgataaaaatgaaaatgaaaacgataaacaattaaataaattttttaatccaATAATTGATATGATTTTAGAAAATCTAAATTCTagaaatttaatatatcctaaaaatgatgtagcaatacttttaaaatttatatcaagCTTTAAGCAATTAGCTGATTTAgttgttaataataaatccatatttttatacctTAATTTGAAGGATAGGGTAAGGGATCATTTTTCCCCACTGCCTTGTTTCAAAACGGAAGGGGATCAAAAATCAGATGCAAATAAAGAGGGCAACGAAAAAGCAGACAAGGGGGAAGAACAAACGGAGAAGAAGGACGAATGTGAAACAGCCAAAATTTACGggtttgataaaaatggaaaaagtAGCAATGATAAGGAAATTGGAGGGTGTGGATATAATTTACAATTAAGTAGCTTGTTGGGAAGACTTATGTCACCTACAGTTATAACTATgccaaatataaaaaataaagaagaaattgcaatgtataaatatttttataatagtaCAACAAATAgcttaaataaaatgacaTTGGCtagtttgaaaaatatttatacagtATTACGAGGAGATACAAATTGGATTTTAGAAAATTGTGttgaaataattaaaaatttattaaaaggtAGTAGtgaaagtaaaaaaagGGTTTTACTATGGttaaattgtatattaatatctaatgaaaagaaaacaaaaataatgtacCACTACTCTACTTATCCACAATCTTTAGATAATTCTTacgatttatttttaaaattattggGAGAGAATTCCTATGGTTTTTgtttaaacatattatgggtattattatgtttatgtGAGCCTATAACTGTTAGCAAAATCAATGATTTAGATTTATACTTCTTTTTAAGAGACGATCCATTTTCcggatttattttaaaaaatataactaaCCAATCTTCATTTGAAGAAATATCGaatgttgaaaaaataaaaaatagagtACGAGATTTTGAAAGTTTTAAAAAGGAGCCTAAATTTATTACTTGCATATTTTGGATGACATATAAAGCCCTTAGTGTTTTTCTTAAACCCTCGATAGATGAATTTATTAGAATAGTTCATGGAGTTTCAAATgctaaagataaaaatatttattatatgaatatacacacatggaagatatttttatataattctcGTTTTGCTCAACTgttattcaaatttttgaatttatgTATgagttatattttaaatgtagtttatttatatgaccGTGATGGTAATTTAGATGCATCTATGAAATCCTATTTGGATGAGCATAAAGGAAACTATTCACAGTTAGTTTTGAAAGCTTGTCCACCTCCCAATGAgtcaaataatgaaaaagacaAATCAGCTAGCCATAGAACCACaggaaataatatagaacCCAATACAACCGAAGACGATACATCTAATAATGATAGAAGTGGAAATACAAGAAATGGTGATGGAATGGAAAGAGAAAATGTGGCTAGTCACtctgaaaataatttatgtgCATCTCCACAATTTTCTATAATtccaacattttttttaagtgacatatttgaaataatatttttgttatacgAGTTAGATACATTTAAAACCCAAAACCATGAAACATTTAtgtcatatataaatttagatttatttttagctcttacaattttttcaatgcTTAGcgaaaaacatataaaaagtattCATTTAAGATGTGAATCAGCTCCTAAAACatttacttatttatataaatcagataatttaaaatcaaTAATTGAAGAGTCcgatttaacaaaaaaatatattataaaatcattaacaaatgtttttatatcatcCCAAAAAGGAGAATATACAGAAAGAATGCAAACTCGTTTACGTATcgttgaaaattttaatagttttttttataataaaacatatgtaAATCAATTTACTCagttaattataaataataataatctgTTTGTACATCTAATccatttattattgaaTGATGTTAACTTCTTGGTTGAAGAGGTTGTATCCTATTTGTctgaaataaaaagacgAGAAGATAAGAAAAAAGCTAAAGAAGCATCAAGAGGTACTTCAAATACAATTAGAGGGGAGAGAAGTGCCGATGGAAATTCACAAAATGAAGAAGGAAGTTCTCATCAAAGTGGTAATACAGATAGACGTAATAGAAATAGGAGAGAAGGAAATGATGGAGAGGAAGAGGATGTATTAAATGACTTTGATGATCAAAGAGGGCGTTATGGAAATAGtttaaatatgaattatgaaaatggtGACGATAATGAAGAAAGGGAAGATAATGGACCTGGAGGTGGTTCAGATATATCAAATGAAAGCATGTCAAACTTAGCAGCTAGaacaaaaatgataataacaTATTGTTACGAATCttgtgtatttttaaatttattatgcaaaaattatccaataaatattgtaaCATCAAATACTATATTAACTCAAATAGTTACCTGtttaaattgttattttgattatttagTAGGACATAAaagtttaaatataaaagtaaaaaatatggagcAATATAATTTCAGACCTCAATTATGGTTAACTAGTATAGTAgaatcatatttatatttattaaatttagaaaaagatTGTCaagatttattaataagaGAAATAGCTAATGAAGGTCGATATTATAAACAAGAAATTTTTAACAaagcatattatatatgtaaaagaGAAAgcttattaaataaagaagatctaaacaaatttaaattattttgccAAGATATAATTGATATGAAAGATGAAGTGGAATTATTTGATGACACAAGTGATATACCAGAGAAATATTTAGATCCTATTTTGCAAGATATAATGTTTGATCCCGTTTTATTACCAACATCTGGTATTGTTATAGATaggaaaaatattgaaagACATTTAATGAGCGAACCCAATGATCCATTTAATAGAGCTCCACTTTCAAAAGAACAATTAGTTCCTATGCCAGAATTGAAGGaagaaatacaaaattatgttaACAAGTTGAAacaagaaaaaatgaaaaataaaaaaaaaaaaaatgttgatCTTGATGCAGATATTGATCCAAATGAAGGAACagaaaaaaaggaagaaaAACATGAAGAGACAAATTCGAGTTTTAGCAAAAATGAACTTGATTAGCTTGTGCTGTAAATAAtgatggaaataaaataaaaaaattatattctaAGTTGGATAGACTTGCTATATGAATACTAAAAgattttatatctttatcaaatatatgtgCGCACGAggttatattattaagcCTTGATTTTGTGCATTATAAGTAGGACGTTTTATTGCGCTTTGCATTAATGAGATAACggattttaaaatatatgcgtTTCCCCGACTTTTTCACTAAATAGCAACATATGCCCATGCTTTGATACACTATATTTTGTTGTTATTCCCGTTTTATtctgttatttttatttactcAGTTTATGCTAAATAgctaatttattttaaagtaTAGTTGCATTTATGGggttgttattttttttattattgacttcgttttttttttttaatctaTATGGATATTGAGAAGTGCATGTATCATCaactttatatatgtaggAATACACTagctaataataaattgtatACTCGAATTGTTTACTTCGATTTAAATTCGAAAAATTCAATGACAACACTTGTGAGAGAAATTATTAAGTGTGCATTAACtagctatatttttatgaaagaaaaaaaaaattttttttttttaaatggcCATTTATATGTTAAATGGCTAGCTGgtaaaaatgtatgtatTAAATCCAAATAAAGTTAGGTCACAAAATAAGTAAACATATgaaaaactaaaaaatatagcattttaaactgaaaaaattattgtttattaaaaatgaaaagccAAATTTGTAGGTAATGAAAGTATGagacaaataaaaataaaacacagGCACATAATGCGGCAATTCCTGGGTGTGCTGATGTGTATACTTATGCCTAATTCGATGAAACGAGTGAAATGCaggaaataaaacatatacatatatcgAAATGGTGTATAGGTATAATTGCGGAAAGGGAATCAAAGAGATCGATATATCTTAAATCCGACAAGAACAAAACAAGCCAAAAATGCATAGGTTTTccaatatttaaaaaacataaatctttttaattttttgctATTTTGAGCAAAATTTAAAGTATTTTTTGACATATCTTCAGTTTTATATTGTAATGCTTTGATGTTTCCTCCAGACTCGTATAATTTGTCTATATGATTATTCATGAcagaatttattttatttagtttttgtttaacagctaatattttttcatctttacagcacttatttaaatttctGAGCGTCTTCCTCATATAAGACTCCATAGTATATAACTTGGATGGGTTGAtattatttgcattataattttggttataaaataaatctgattttacacatatttctaatttttttaaaaattcaaaaacataatttttaaaatatgcttTTGTATCCAAtccaattaaaaaaaaagccaattttttttcattacaaattataaaatatatagttcGATTATCCCAGttaagtatttttttattacaattattaatttttttttttgtagcaactaaaattttttttattatataatcagCTGATATATCTAGTTCTCTATCAAAAAAACTGCTTTTTACTAATATCTCAGCATCATCAATTGATGCTGTACAAACATATAGGAATACTTCGATTTCATTTTCGCCATctattaaattttcatcactactttcatattcattttcaCGATAAATTGATTGCTTTTCACTATTTGTTTTACTTTCTACTTCTTCGCTGTATAAACTATTAGAATATTCTACATCACCATCTGAAATTATGTACATTTTGctgatatttttatttttgtaaatttccTCTGTCCCTTTCTAGCAATCATAAGGAATTacgaaaatttatttatacataagaatatgtaaatatgaaGAATAAGGTATCTTCTTAATTTGTGGCTGGGGATGtgttattaatattttttacattggaaagaaaaaatgtaaatgtattttattttatgaaaaatattcatatgctatatataatataaaaaaataaaatagtagCAAAATAGGATAATTATTTGGTATTGCAtaatatgcaaatatattttccccTTACAAGAAGatttattctttatatatatattttttaatatgcaaaaaaatataatgagataaaataatgaataattaAATGGTAAAATTatggttttattttttgaaaatttttttattaaatttattttataaattatatacaattttttcttaaaaaaaattcatatattatgtttccatttttacaaatatacataatacaTTTACTATTGGCATATTTCCTTTTGAGCATAAGACGATGCTCGGCAGTATACACAACCGTTGTTggtgataaaatatatcatgaaataatttataatatgttaaatttacttatatataaaatgataaattctaagttttattatcatatgcatatattcaaaaatgatataaaaaatatatagatgaagaaaaagaataaataagggaataaaaaaaaacgtgaatttttcataacacatatttttttttatatttatttattaaatagattgctttttaatttcataaaCATATACATTTCCATCAGTGGATCCAcagaataaaaattggCCATTGGCTGACCATGTAATCGATGTACACCATGGTAATCCAACTTTATATTGTTTAACTGGATATATTTCAGCAATAATTAATTTGCTTTCTAAGTTCCATATTCTTATAAATCTGTCAGTAGCTGCACATAACCAATAATCACAAGGAGAGAAGCAAAGAGAGTTTATAGTACAACCTGTTTccaatgaatataaatgtttACCTTCATTTACATCCCATAATTTAGCTACACCATCTTTACCACCAGATGCACATAATGATCCATCTGGAGATATGGTAACAGTATTTAATACACCAGTATGTGCTTCtaagtttttatttaaatcgcaattttttaaattccaTACTTTAACTAATTTATCCCATCCACATGATACAATAATGGCTTGTTTTGGTGATGGAGAAAATCTAACACATGTAATCCAATCAGTGTGTTGTTGTTCTGTGattgtatatttacattGTGCTAAGGTATTCCATaatttaattgttttatcACGGCTAGCTGATACAATTTGTCTATTATCTGGACTAAATGATACACTAAAAACATCAGATGTATGTCCAATAAATGATCTAATTGTTTCTCCTAAAGATAAATCCCACAAACGAATGGAATTATCCCATGAACCAGACAAAGCAAATAAACCGTCTGATGATATGGATACATCACTAATTGCTTGTGAGTGTCCTGTCAAAGACTTTTTGGCTGTTCCAATTTCTCCTGACTCGTCATCTGGGTTTATATTCCATAcgattaattttttgtctacgtaaagggaaaaaataagatataaaatgtgAA encodes:
- a CDS encoding receptor for activated c kinase, putative; the encoded protein is MDNIKEAQIILKGVLEGGHSDWVTSVSTPTDAKLKTVVSASRDKKLIVWNINPDDESGEIGTAKKSLTGHSQAISDVSISSDGLFALSGSWDNSIRLWDLSLGETIRSFIGHTSDVFSVSFSPDNRQIVSASRDKTIKLWNTLAQCKYTITEQQHTDWITCVRFSPSPKQAIIVSCGWDKLVKVWNLKNCDLNKNLEAHTGVLNTVTISPDGSLCASGGKDGVAKLWDVNEGKHLYSLETGCTINSLCFSPCDYWLCAATDRFIRIWNLESKLIIAEIYPVKQYKVGLPWCTSITWSANGQFLFCGSTDGNVYVYEIKKQSI
- a CDS encoding SNARE protein, putative codes for the protein MYIISDGDVEYSNSLYSEEVESKTNSEKQSIYRENEYESSDENLIDGENEIEVFLYVCTASIDDAEILVKSSFFDRELDISADYIIKKILVATKKKINNCNKKILNWDNRTIYFIICNEKKLAFFLIGLDTKAYFKNYVFEFLKKLEICVKSDLFYNQNYNANNINPSKLYTMESYMRKTLRNLNKCCKDEKILAVKQKLNKINSVMNNHIDKLYESGGNIKALQYKTEDMSKNTLNFAQNSKKLKRFMFFKYWKTYAFLACFVLVGFKIYRSL
- a CDS encoding ubiquitin conjugation factor E4 B, putative, producing MLDIVKEDNLIQNTFQICLKKEAANNTKFHLETYENELKENNDELYFKVDNLYFILIHKIASLHKQKKNCLSYLCSCSVRLQDKNFFKSLNIDCKSIENITNEILDQIINSTIIYLENLDVYPNVKISYKERINVFYEFLKGSCTSRFLKKLLSVIEENDKNENENDKQLNKFFNPIIDMILENLNSRNLIYPKNDVAILLKFISSFKQLADLVVNNKSIFLYLNLKDRVRDHFSPLPCFKTEGDQKSDANKEGNEKADKGEEQTEKKDECETAKIYGFDKNGKSSNDKEIGGCGYNLQLSSLLGRLMSPTVITMPNIKNKEEIAMYKYFYNSTTNSLNKMTLASLKNIYTVLRGDTNWILENCVEIIKNLLKGSSESKKRVLLWLNCILISNEKKTKIMYHYSTYPQSLDNSYDLFLKLLGENSYGFCLNILWVLLCLCEPITVSKINDLDLYFFLRDDPFSGFILKNITNQSSFEEISNVEKIKNRVRDFESFKKEPKFITCIFWMTYKALSVFLKPSIDEFIRIVHGVSNAKDKNIYYMNIHTWKIFLYNSRFAQLLFKFLNLCMSYILNVVYLYDRDGNLDASMKSYLDEHKGNYSQLVLKACPPPNESNNEKDKSASHRTTGNNIEPNTTEDDTSNNDRSGNTRNGDGMERENVASHSENNLCASPQFSIIPTFFLSDIFEIIFLLYELDTFKTQNHETFMSYINLDLFLALTIFSMLSEKHIKSIHLRCESAPKTFTYLYKSDNLKSIIEESDLTKKYIIKSLTNVFISSQKGEYTERMQTRLRIVENFNSFFYNKTYVNQFTQLIINNNNLFVHLIHLLLNDVNFLVEEVVSYLSEIKRREDKKKAKEASRGTSNTIRGERSADGNSQNEEGSSHQSGNTDRRNRNRREGNDGEEEDVLNDFDDQRGRYGNSLNMNYENGDDNEEREDNGPGGGSDISNESMSNLAARTKMIITYCYESCVFLNLLCKNYPINIVTSNTILTQIVTCLNCYFDYLVGHKSLNIKVKNMEQYNFRPQLWLTSIVESYLYLLNLEKDCQDLLIREIANEGRYYKQEIFNKAYYICKRESLLNKEDLNKFKLFCQDIIDMKDEVELFDDTSDIPEKYLDPILQDIMFDPVLLPTSGIVIDRKNIERHLMSEPNDPFNRAPLSKEQLVPMPELKEEIQNYVNKLKQEKMKNKKKKNVDLDADIDPNEGTEKKEEKHEETNSSFSKNELD